The following are encoded together in the Candidatus Neomarinimicrobiota bacterium genome:
- a CDS encoding ABC transporter ATP-binding protein — protein MAVSITLRNIIKKYDDKAALNNVTLGVEKGHIHALIGTTGSGKSTLLRVIATLCSPTLGSGYINGLNLGARQNQIRHQIGYMSQDSRFEQSLTLMENLTLHGKLHGIAQADLINRISGFVRRFEVANSLHAFPREVSFGTRRKMEFIRAVLHNPSILLLDEPTASLDQGCKELMEAFLREQKLRFTTVMVSSNIDQVERLADRISILDQGRLVADGTLKELKETERENRILDLILSETHERDFNILDASPHVVSYTVQGNHYEIITEVDIPPEKITALFHERVVEATPRLPALSDIFKRMIKVEAMHE, from the coding sequence ATGGCCGTTTCAATCACGCTGAGAAATATCATCAAGAAATATGATGATAAGGCAGCTTTAAATAATGTAACCCTGGGTGTTGAAAAAGGGCATATCCACGCCCTGATTGGGACTACAGGTTCAGGCAAATCAACCCTGTTAAGAGTCATAGCCACGCTATGTTCACCTACTTTGGGTTCGGGTTATATCAACGGCTTAAATCTGGGTGCCAGACAAAATCAAATCCGTCATCAGATAGGTTATATGTCTCAGGACAGTCGTTTTGAACAATCGCTTACCCTGATGGAGAACCTGACCCTGCACGGTAAGTTGCATGGAATTGCTCAGGCAGATCTGATAAATCGTATCTCTGGATTTGTGCGACGTTTTGAAGTTGCCAATAGCCTGCATGCCTTTCCCAGAGAAGTGAGCTTCGGTACTCGCAGGAAAATGGAATTTATTCGGGCTGTCCTGCACAACCCATCCATTCTGCTCCTGGATGAGCCCACTGCTTCCCTGGATCAGGGCTGTAAAGAACTCATGGAAGCCTTTCTCCGTGAACAAAAACTGAGATTTACCACTGTGATGGTCTCCAGCAATATCGACCAGGTTGAGCGTCTTGCAGATAGAATCTCCATTCTGGATCAAGGACGCCTGGTTGCTGATGGGACCCTGAAGGAATTAAAAGAGACAGAACGAGAAAATCGAATCCTCGATCTCATTTTATCAGAAACCCATGAAAGGGATTTTAACATTCTCGATGCGTCACCCCATGTGGTCTCCTACACAGTTCAGGGAAATCACTATGAAATCATTACAGAAGTAGATATTCCCCCAGAGAAGATTACGGCTCTCTTTCACGAGAGGGTAGTAGAGGCAACTCCTCGTTTGCCTGCCTTATCCGATATATTTAAACGGATGATTAAGGTGGAGGCCATGCATGAATAA
- a CDS encoding T9SS type A sorting domain-containing protein, which produces MLEKTHAAHVAQFGNVDIDQEGGFTGYPRDLIPRNALRDPSHVVFGYHPYWNGTAWENYVYDILSHVAWFGLNMGNDGEITNAHGWPVNGLVDLAHSHGVKVIVTVTNFDNAGIGTLLGNPAYRQTAIDNLISRVIQGNADGVNIDFEFVPSSATTNFNTFIHDLTQAFHDQIPGSEVSIAMPSVDWSNAYDYNYLSDNCDGLMIMAYGYYWSGSSHAGPNSPLNSGLSSWYISRTIEDYLTKTGDDGSQLILGLPWYGRDWQVTSTVINAPVVENTTGSSILYPAAEASAQAYGKQYHSGVAAAWYNYNNGQQHQVWYDDSLSLATKYQYAVDQEIKGIGIWALGYDGERPEIWGGLSNIFGATAPPQTSRYFTVRNLGNGTVAVHCAQSLFTDKYEVFASADGEEYTLVDSSETQDILVSNLWEGQVVYLRVRNSNSYGSSELSEVLATTVDIQHESNVLIVQGFERTSGTVNNFDYIIQHGSAIQASGRAFDAASNDAVEVNAIDLSAYAIVDWISGEEATQTVSFSPTEQTRIKDYLEQGGRLFISGSEIGWDLQANGSESDISFYHNYFKADHITDDAQSYAISGQSEGIFSGMTGVTFDNGLHGTYDVDYPDGIKPYAGSLSNLHYDGSDYQSLGGAGIQYIGSFGGSSALGGIVYLGFGFETIYPESARTDVMSAILDYLEISVHVDVPTQYPVHFQVSQAYPNPFNGSFAIDVHIPEATALTLSLYTLKGQLVRRVEQKVHAGSNHIILAGLNTSNASSGVYILKVENGTQFYTQRVTYLK; this is translated from the coding sequence ATGCTGGAAAAAACCCACGCTGCTCATGTTGCTCAATTTGGTAATGTTGACATCGATCAGGAAGGTGGATTTACAGGATATCCCCGAGATCTGATACCCCGCAATGCATTACGGGATCCCAGCCATGTTGTTTTTGGATACCATCCCTATTGGAACGGCACCGCCTGGGAAAACTATGTCTATGATATTCTAAGTCATGTCGCCTGGTTTGGATTGAACATGGGAAATGATGGCGAAATTACCAATGCCCACGGCTGGCCCGTAAATGGTCTTGTTGATCTGGCCCATAGTCATGGTGTAAAGGTTATTGTCACTGTAACCAATTTTGATAATGCAGGTATTGGAACCCTGCTTGGCAATCCTGCCTATCGCCAGACTGCCATTGACAATCTCATATCAAGGGTGATACAGGGCAATGCTGATGGGGTAAATATAGATTTTGAATTTGTGCCCTCAAGCGCTACTACCAATTTCAACACCTTTATTCATGATCTCACCCAGGCTTTCCATGATCAGATTCCCGGATCTGAAGTAAGCATTGCCATGCCCTCTGTGGATTGGTCCAATGCCTATGACTATAACTATCTATCTGATAATTGTGATGGTCTCATGATCATGGCTTATGGGTACTATTGGTCCGGTAGTTCCCATGCAGGTCCTAATTCACCACTAAATAGTGGCCTGTCAAGCTGGTATATCAGTCGTACGATTGAGGACTATCTGACAAAGACAGGGGATGATGGTTCACAACTCATTCTGGGGCTTCCCTGGTACGGTAGAGATTGGCAGGTAACCAGCACTGTTATCAATGCACCTGTGGTTGAAAATACTACCGGCTCATCGATTTTGTATCCTGCTGCCGAGGCCAGTGCCCAAGCCTATGGAAAACAGTATCACAGTGGCGTAGCAGCAGCCTGGTACAATTACAATAATGGACAACAACATCAGGTCTGGTATGATGATTCCCTCAGTCTGGCCACAAAGTATCAATATGCAGTTGATCAGGAGATCAAGGGAATTGGTATCTGGGCGCTGGGGTATGATGGAGAGCGTCCTGAAATATGGGGCGGGCTCAGCAATATATTTGGTGCCACAGCACCACCCCAAACCTCCAGGTATTTCACAGTCAGGAATCTGGGGAATGGCACCGTTGCCGTGCATTGTGCACAATCACTTTTTACCGATAAGTATGAAGTGTTTGCCAGTGCAGATGGTGAGGAGTATACCCTGGTGGACAGTTCAGAAACACAGGATATCCTGGTCTCCAATCTCTGGGAAGGACAGGTTGTCTATCTGAGGGTGAGAAATTCAAATAGTTATGGAAGCAGTGAGCTCTCTGAAGTACTTGCCACCACAGTCGATATACAACACGAATCAAATGTGCTTATCGTTCAGGGTTTTGAGCGAACATCAGGCACTGTAAACAATTTTGACTATATCATCCAACATGGTTCTGCAATTCAAGCCAGCGGTCGAGCATTTGACGCAGCTAGTAATGATGCGGTAGAAGTCAATGCCATTGATCTGTCGGCGTATGCCATTGTGGATTGGATAAGTGGGGAAGAAGCCACACAGACAGTATCATTCTCACCAACAGAACAGACTCGTATCAAAGATTATCTTGAACAGGGTGGTCGATTATTTATTTCTGGTTCTGAGATTGGCTGGGATCTTCAAGCAAATGGCAGTGAAAGTGATATAAGCTTTTATCATAATTATTTCAAAGCCGATCACATTACTGATGATGCCCAATCCTATGCGATTTCAGGTCAATCCGAGGGCATTTTTTCAGGGATGACAGGAGTTACCTTTGATAACGGATTGCATGGGACCTATGATGTTGACTATCCAGATGGCATTAAGCCATATGCTGGATCGCTGAGCAACCTTCACTATGATGGATCTGATTATCAAAGTCTGGGAGGCGCTGGCATTCAATACATTGGGAGTTTTGGTGGAAGTTCAGCTTTAGGTGGAATTGTGTATCTTGGCTTTGGATTTGAGACCATTTATCCTGAAAGCGCTCGTACCGATGTGATGTCTGCAATTCTGGATTACCTGGAGATTTCCGTCCATGTGGATGTCCCTACCCAGTACCCTGTTCACTTTCAAGTTTCACAGGCCTATCCCAACCCATTTAACGGGTCCTTTGCAATTGATGTACACATCCCTGAAGCGACTGCCCTGACCCTAAGCCTTTATACTTTGAAGGGGCAATTGGTCAGACGCGTTGAGCAAAAGGTTCATGCCGGGTCAAATCATATTATATTAGCTGGTCTTAACACTTCAAATGCCAGCTCAGGTGTGTATATCCTTAAGGTTGAAAATGGAACCCAGTTTTATACACAACGTGTTACCTACTTGAAATAG
- the alr gene encoding alanine racemase — translation MEAICQVSLDAITKNFSYFQKRAIPGHVIPVVKANAYGHGALAIAHHLHATRGVNTFAVATLEEAQELAAEFHEISILIFSRVFPTELASVPENAILSVGSMDDARALSNSSMGSIRVHLNVNTGMNRLGLTFEEVLDLFGDAGSNLQIEGVYSHFSSSDTASELVYDRQNSDFKKLVEKLHGNGFTGMIHIANSAGSLHDGQEPFDALRLGIGLYGYDTSPKGDHQAYLKPAMTVKAPLIRVARIRAGESVSYAEKWQSSVDTNIGTLRIGYADGYTRALSNRGVVSYKEKSYPVIGTVTMDHIIIDLGQDEPQTGEMFVVMGGENPKVQVNAISKILDTIPYEICCAISPRVRRLY, via the coding sequence ATGGAAGCCATCTGTCAAGTATCTCTTGATGCCATCACTAAAAATTTTAGCTATTTCCAAAAAAGAGCAATTCCAGGACATGTCATCCCTGTCGTGAAGGCGAATGCTTATGGGCATGGAGCGTTGGCAATCGCACATCATCTGCATGCCACCCGGGGTGTTAATACTTTTGCCGTTGCCACACTGGAAGAAGCTCAGGAACTGGCTGCAGAATTTCATGAAATATCCATTTTAATTTTCAGTAGAGTATTTCCAACGGAGCTTGCGTCTGTACCAGAGAATGCAATCCTTAGCGTGGGATCAATGGATGATGCCAGGGCATTGTCTAATAGTTCCATGGGTAGTATCAGGGTTCACCTGAATGTTAATACTGGCATGAACCGGCTAGGTCTCACTTTCGAGGAAGTTTTAGACCTTTTTGGGGATGCTGGGTCCAATTTGCAGATAGAAGGCGTGTATAGCCATTTCTCGTCGTCAGATACAGCCTCAGAATTGGTTTATGACCGGCAAAACAGTGATTTCAAGAAACTGGTTGAAAAATTGCATGGCAATGGATTTACAGGGATGATTCACATTGCCAATAGTGCAGGTAGCTTACACGATGGACAGGAACCATTTGACGCGCTGCGTCTTGGTATCGGTCTTTATGGTTATGATACCTCACCCAAGGGAGATCACCAGGCTTACCTCAAACCTGCCATGACAGTCAAGGCTCCCCTTATTCGTGTGGCTCGTATTAGGGCTGGTGAATCAGTGAGCTATGCCGAAAAATGGCAATCTTCAGTAGATACAAATATAGGTACCCTCCGTATTGGATATGCAGACGGCTACACCAGGGCATTGTCCAACAGGGGAGTGGTCTCCTACAAAGAAAAGAGCTATCCTGTGATTGGTACAGTCACCATGGATCATATTATAATTGACCTCGGTCAAGATGAACCACAAACAGGTGAAATGTTTGTCGTCATGGGCGGAGAGAATCCAAAAGTTCAGGTCAATGCCATTTCCAAAATACTAGATACCATACCCTACGAGATTTGCTGTGCGATTTCACCGCGAGTGAGACGCCTTTATTAG
- a CDS encoding HU family DNA-binding protein has translation MNKAELIAKIADDSGISKVQAEKALGAFTGAVTDSLKAGNKIALVGFGTFDVSARAARVARNPRTGEPINVPAMNVPRFKAGKGLKDSVN, from the coding sequence ATGAACAAAGCAGAATTGATTGCAAAGATTGCCGATGACTCAGGAATCTCTAAAGTACAGGCTGAAAAAGCACTTGGTGCATTTACAGGCGCTGTTACAGATTCACTAAAAGCCGGTAACAAAATTGCTTTAGTTGGCTTCGGTACTTTCGATGTATCAGCTCGTGCAGCCAGAGTTGCTCGTAACCCTCGTACAGGTGAACCGATCAATGTTCCTGCAATGAACGTTCCTCGTTTTAAAGCTGGTAAAGGTTTGAAAGACTCCGTCAACTAG
- a CDS encoding DUF1343 domain-containing protein yields MQHPDISLRRRITIAGILLMLILQSCVSVAPHDMIEMPPVQIKPQLPSDIVKSGLEVFIESRAWDNNLKYGLLANQSCVDRNLVHGVQLLPEYINLVLIMSPEHGLFGAENGGDLIGEEIEPSSGIRAVTTYRQGQEAINEMVADLDVILFDIQDIGIRSYTFVYSMSYIMKAAAAKGKKVIILDRPNPINGMQMEGNILRPKFASGVGRYPIPYRHGMTTGELALLFNTEFGINCDLEVVKMEGWTRDMWFEETGLPWVPTSPHVPDASTILPMISTGTYGELHVLSEGVGVTIPFEFAGGPWITNPHEFAEALKARVGGGIIFRPTFVKPYYGRFKGQVCGGVQLYVSDRELYKPYLVGLQIMAVHQELYPEVDLFANEGRWSMFNKVMGDDQIKEDIQAGKDPLEMEVGWLEDLNKFAEMRKAYLLYN; encoded by the coding sequence ATGCAACACCCAGACATTTCTCTTAGAAGACGAATCACAATTGCAGGCATCTTATTGATGCTAATTCTTCAATCCTGTGTGAGCGTAGCACCACATGATATGATTGAGATGCCGCCAGTTCAAATCAAGCCCCAACTGCCATCAGATATTGTCAAATCCGGTCTTGAAGTCTTTATTGAAAGTCGCGCCTGGGACAATAATTTGAAATATGGTCTTCTGGCAAATCAAAGCTGTGTGGATAGAAATCTGGTTCATGGTGTACAACTGCTTCCTGAATATATCAATTTGGTCCTCATTATGTCACCTGAACACGGATTGTTCGGTGCTGAAAATGGGGGAGATCTCATCGGTGAAGAAATTGAACCCAGTTCCGGAATCAGAGCTGTCACCACCTATCGGCAGGGGCAAGAGGCCATTAACGAGATGGTTGCCGATCTGGATGTGATCCTTTTCGATATTCAAGATATTGGTATCCGATCCTATACCTTTGTCTATTCAATGTCTTATATCATGAAGGCCGCTGCAGCCAAAGGAAAAAAAGTCATCATTCTGGATCGCCCAAATCCTATTAACGGGATGCAGATGGAAGGCAACATTCTCAGACCAAAATTTGCAAGTGGTGTCGGTCGATATCCGATCCCATATCGTCATGGAATGACTACTGGTGAGCTGGCCTTGCTCTTCAATACCGAGTTTGGGATCAATTGTGATCTTGAAGTCGTCAAAATGGAAGGCTGGACCCGGGACATGTGGTTTGAAGAAACTGGTCTGCCATGGGTTCCAACCTCCCCCCATGTGCCAGATGCATCCACTATTCTTCCCATGATTTCAACCGGTACTTATGGCGAATTACATGTTCTATCTGAAGGAGTGGGAGTAACCATCCCCTTTGAATTTGCAGGTGGACCCTGGATAACTAACCCCCACGAATTTGCTGAGGCGTTGAAAGCAAGGGTTGGGGGGGGCATCATCTTTCGCCCGACCTTTGTGAAACCCTATTATGGCCGCTTTAAAGGCCAGGTTTGCGGTGGGGTCCAACTTTATGTCAGTGATCGTGAACTTTACAAACCCTATTTGGTTGGGTTGCAAATTATGGCCGTTCATCAGGAGTTATATCCTGAGGTTGATCTCTTCGCCAATGAAGGCCGCTGGAGTATGTTCAACAAGGTCATGGGTGATGATCAAATCAAAGAAGACATTCAGGCCGGTAAAGATCCATTGGAGATGGAGGTAGGCTGGCTGGAAGACCTAAACAAATTTGCAGAAATGCGCAAAGCATACCTTTTATACAATTAA
- a CDS encoding glycosyltransferase family 2 protein: MNILVISGEQTHELVDYGKTFPDSRIDIVNSADLTSKSLSEKLLSFSGESLLLIDARSEKIEFKQSAVELYELVAETSDDWSLIYADYEVDDNGQLSDEHLLDHHIGRVRDNTDYGKAWVLNLEKLRDVLPLADSTKQHFFYELRLRLSEVGELVHIANRYAGSPYRINKAVGEQNVFDYLLASKESQLELEQIVTDHLKRINAYLAPGAHYSPVLYAEKQYELTASIIIPVNNRPEFIGSAIESILAQTVQDIEVIVVVNGGETDPTIPAVQKYQPGGNKYSSDKPAVHLVVLDINNIGLCLNTGLRRAKGKFYVQLDSDDQLIEDAVEKVTQVYASDDTIAMVIGSYEVWEKDSASGEITRMDSIPVVTHGEWTEENGRNNLLRINGAGAPRSFYIEAARDIGFLDMNTSPYARNYGEDYDFVSRMSEYHRIGRVWDPIYKVIRHGGGTDHNIDRATVDRNDNAKDEMRREAIYRRQIINEVANG, from the coding sequence GTGAATATATTAGTGATTAGTGGAGAGCAAACCCACGAACTCGTCGACTACGGGAAAACTTTTCCCGACTCTAGAATTGATATCGTGAACTCAGCAGATTTAACATCCAAGTCATTAAGTGAAAAACTTCTTAGCTTTTCCGGCGAATCGCTGCTCCTCATAGATGCTCGCAGTGAAAAAATTGAATTCAAACAATCTGCAGTTGAATTGTATGAGCTCGTCGCTGAAACATCTGATGATTGGTCACTTATTTACGCAGACTATGAAGTTGATGACAATGGACAGCTCAGTGATGAACATTTATTGGATCACCATATTGGTCGAGTCCGCGACAATACAGACTATGGAAAGGCCTGGGTACTCAATCTTGAGAAATTGAGGGATGTGCTCCCATTAGCTGATTCTACCAAGCAGCATTTTTTCTATGAATTACGATTGCGTCTTAGTGAGGTGGGGGAATTGGTTCACATTGCCAATCGTTATGCAGGTTCTCCATATCGGATCAATAAAGCTGTGGGGGAGCAAAATGTTTTTGACTACCTCCTGGCCAGCAAAGAATCCCAGTTAGAGCTTGAGCAGATTGTTACCGATCATCTTAAAAGAATAAATGCTTATCTTGCGCCGGGAGCCCACTATTCACCTGTCCTGTATGCTGAAAAACAATACGAATTAACTGCCAGTATTATTATTCCCGTTAACAATCGACCTGAGTTTATTGGGTCAGCTATCGAATCAATTCTGGCACAAACGGTGCAGGATATTGAAGTCATAGTAGTCGTGAATGGTGGCGAAACAGATCCAACAATTCCTGCAGTTCAGAAATATCAACCTGGTGGAAATAAATACTCCTCAGACAAACCTGCTGTTCATCTGGTTGTTTTGGATATTAATAATATCGGACTTTGCCTGAATACAGGTTTAAGACGAGCAAAAGGAAAATTTTACGTCCAATTAGATTCTGATGATCAGCTAATTGAAGATGCTGTGGAAAAAGTTACTCAGGTCTATGCTTCAGACGATACCATAGCCATGGTTATTGGTTCATATGAAGTCTGGGAGAAAGATTCAGCTTCTGGTGAAATCACCCGGATGGATTCCATCCCAGTGGTCACACATGGAGAGTGGACTGAAGAAAATGGTCGCAATAATTTACTTCGTATTAATGGTGCAGGGGCACCACGATCATTCTACATTGAGGCTGCCAGAGATATTGGTTTCCTCGATATGAATACATCGCCCTATGCTAGAAATTATGGTGAGGACTACGATTTTGTATCCCGGATGAGTGAATATCATCGCATTGGTCGCGTATGGGATCCGATTTATAAAGTGATCAGACACGGTGGCGGCACGGATCACAATATTGATCGTGCTACTGTTGACCGGAATGACAATGCTAAAGATGAAATGCGTCGTGAAGCTATTTACAGACGTCAAATTATAAACGAGGTTGCAAATGGATGA
- a CDS encoding SpoIID/LytB domain-containing protein has translation MPISSGLNSEIIRVGIVLPEDQIQEITISWSPELELESNVPDLIAAQSISLLVANDGISLKNFPTISTQSTITLVCPDQVVSLSTNYGFHIKSVVAGRGFHWEKRIEVELPGKLEISVQDGSLKVINFVDVEAYVACVATSEMGSEAPADLLAAQTVVARCWSLALAEAKHLSDGYDVCNDDCCQRYQGTSYLTNHSLKAAIETRGEVLVYDEKVIDARYSKNCGGMVEAYDTVWEGGKVPYLIPLWDGPRQKPGYAVDDFEKHYAYDEAYCSSKRFENVNLAGMLGKVDVSGSYYRWEQVMTKADILKNLEKYTGLIWSSIDDIRIMERGPSSRIKYLFLVGTDENGGLVEQMVKSEYGIRQMFSDSFLYSSAFVIKNAESLGEDDHVVLRGVGWGHGVGLCQMGALGMALEHIGYKDILKHYYPGSRLASLK, from the coding sequence ATGCCTATCTCGAGTGGATTGAACAGTGAGATAATCCGTGTAGGAATTGTTCTACCTGAAGATCAAATCCAGGAAATTACCATATCCTGGTCTCCCGAGCTTGAGCTCGAATCAAATGTTCCAGATTTAATAGCTGCTCAAAGTATTTCCCTGCTTGTTGCGAATGATGGTATTTCCCTCAAGAATTTTCCCACAATTTCGACCCAATCCACAATCACCCTCGTCTGCCCTGATCAGGTTGTGTCTCTATCAACAAACTATGGATTCCATATAAAATCTGTGGTGGCAGGTCGCGGCTTCCATTGGGAAAAGAGGATTGAAGTTGAGCTACCAGGAAAACTCGAAATTTCCGTACAGGATGGCTCGCTTAAAGTGATCAACTTTGTTGATGTTGAAGCTTATGTGGCCTGCGTGGCAACTTCAGAAATGGGATCAGAAGCTCCAGCAGATCTTCTGGCAGCTCAAACTGTGGTAGCCCGCTGTTGGTCGTTGGCGCTAGCCGAAGCCAAACATCTCTCCGATGGGTATGATGTCTGCAATGACGATTGCTGTCAACGCTATCAGGGTACAAGTTATTTGACGAATCACTCACTCAAGGCTGCCATCGAAACCCGTGGTGAAGTTTTGGTCTATGACGAAAAAGTCATTGATGCCCGCTACTCGAAGAATTGTGGGGGAATGGTAGAAGCATATGATACCGTTTGGGAGGGAGGCAAGGTGCCTTACCTCATCCCTCTGTGGGATGGTCCCAGGCAAAAACCTGGGTATGCTGTTGATGACTTTGAAAAACATTACGCCTACGATGAGGCATATTGTTCTTCAAAGAGATTTGAAAATGTCAATCTGGCTGGAATGCTGGGGAAGGTAGATGTTTCCGGGAGTTATTATCGTTGGGAACAGGTCATGACCAAAGCTGATATCCTGAAAAATTTGGAAAAATATACTGGGCTAATCTGGTCCAGCATTGATGATATACGCATCATGGAACGTGGACCCAGTAGCCGGATCAAATACTTATTTCTCGTCGGTACAGATGAAAACGGCGGTTTGGTAGAACAAATGGTGAAATCAGAATATGGTATTCGCCAAATGTTTAGTGACTCATTTCTCTATTCGTCGGCTTTTGTTATTAAGAATGCAGAAAGCCTGGGGGAGGATGATCATGTGGTTTTAAGAGGGGTCGGTTGGGGGCATGGCGTTGGTTTGTGTCAGATGGGGGCCCTGGGAATGGCCCTGGAACACATCGGATACAAAGATATTCTAAAACATTATTATCCTGGATCAAGGCTGGCTTCACTTAAATAG
- a CDS encoding ROK family protein: MDEIVLIGIDGGASKVLVHKVDILINPMRFVALKPFIEVAYSTSDSYSPKFKPIALSRQLKEHNSGSVVQTKAESAQETAFIDSFSKAIRTILGDNVTQDIVLGIGLPGLKTKNGRGISAMANGPRMPKFLDKLEKTLKKEGYSTLHPIQIIGSDADYCGLGEQWGDDGGMRGVKSAYYFGVGTGIADAMLLNGKNVAFDACKSWIAKTWEMMANEEESYENLLSAKGIQSRYAALTETTVEDLDKAEIFPWQIYDRALAGEEAALEIVGSTAQALSELLFHRIQTLALGAPETLLRDADRTLEIEHDHVGEVFERIVIGQRLGDIWEFKKFTPLLLDPVNEKLGRMIHSSALPAEVKSQYLTKTNRLRDDLIIHSELRHAPALGAAVDAYLEWIEQ; encoded by the coding sequence ATGGATGAAATTGTGCTCATTGGAATTGACGGCGGGGCTTCCAAAGTCCTGGTTCATAAAGTTGACATCCTGATTAACCCCATGCGTTTTGTCGCATTGAAGCCCTTTATTGAAGTGGCTTATAGCACCTCAGACTCATACAGCCCTAAATTCAAGCCCATCGCCCTGTCCCGCCAGCTAAAGGAGCACAATAGTGGAAGTGTTGTGCAAACCAAGGCTGAGTCTGCTCAGGAAACTGCATTTATCGATAGTTTTTCGAAAGCCATTCGCACCATTCTTGGAGACAATGTTACCCAGGATATAGTTCTGGGAATCGGCCTGCCAGGTCTCAAAACCAAAAATGGGCGTGGCATTTCAGCCATGGCAAATGGTCCACGCATGCCAAAATTCCTGGACAAACTTGAGAAAACCCTGAAAAAAGAGGGCTATTCCACTCTCCATCCGATTCAGATTATCGGTAGTGATGCCGATTATTGTGGTCTCGGAGAACAATGGGGAGATGATGGTGGAATGCGCGGGGTTAAATCGGCTTACTATTTCGGTGTAGGCACTGGTATTGCAGATGCCATGTTGTTAAATGGTAAAAATGTTGCCTTTGATGCATGCAAATCCTGGATTGCAAAAACCTGGGAGATGATGGCAAATGAGGAAGAGAGTTATGAGAATTTGCTCTCTGCAAAGGGGATTCAATCCCGCTATGCTGCACTTACAGAAACAACTGTGGAAGATTTAGATAAAGCTGAGATTTTCCCCTGGCAAATCTATGATCGTGCACTTGCTGGCGAAGAAGCTGCTCTTGAGATCGTTGGAAGTACTGCCCAGGCCTTGTCTGAGTTATTATTCCATCGCATCCAGACCCTTGCCCTGGGAGCTCCAGAAACTCTGCTCCGGGATGCTGACAGAACGCTGGAAATAGAACACGATCATGTCGGTGAAGTATTTGAGCGGATTGTTATAGGACAACGCCTGGGAGATATCTGGGAGTTTAAGAAATTCACACCACTCCTGCTTGACCCCGTGAATGAAAAATTAGGTCGTATGATTCATTCCTCAGCTTTACCAGCTGAAGTGAAGTCACAATACCTGACCAAAACCAACCGTCTGAGGGATGACTTAATCATTCATTCTGAATTGAGACATGCCCCTGCCTTAGGAGCTGCCGTCGATGCCTATCTCGAGTGGATTGAACAGTGA